The proteins below are encoded in one region of Tessaracoccus aquimaris:
- a CDS encoding aminodeoxychorismate/anthranilate synthase component II — protein MARILVIDNYDSFVYNIVSYLAQLGAEVEVWRNDDERFGVDGWHQGFDGVLLSPGPGTPEEAGVCVDVVRSLGGVVPLFGVCLGLQAMAVAYGGVVGRAPELLHGKTSPVFHEEVGVFAGLPSPVTTTRYHSLAIVEGTVPEVLEVTARTDSGVIMAVRHRELAVEAVQFHPESVLTEGGYQMLANWLAECGDKGAPARAVGMSPLVATKLT, from the coding sequence GTGGCCCGCATCCTCGTCATCGACAACTACGACTCGTTCGTCTACAACATCGTGTCCTACCTCGCCCAGTTGGGGGCAGAGGTCGAGGTGTGGCGCAACGACGACGAGCGGTTCGGCGTGGACGGCTGGCATCAGGGCTTCGACGGCGTGCTGCTGTCGCCCGGTCCCGGCACGCCCGAGGAGGCTGGCGTCTGCGTCGACGTGGTGAGGTCGCTCGGCGGGGTCGTGCCGCTGTTCGGCGTGTGCCTCGGACTGCAGGCGATGGCCGTCGCCTACGGCGGCGTTGTCGGCCGGGCCCCGGAACTGCTGCACGGCAAGACCTCCCCCGTGTTCCACGAGGAGGTCGGGGTGTTCGCCGGGCTTCCCTCGCCGGTGACAACGACGCGCTACCACTCGCTTGCCATCGTGGAGGGCACGGTGCCCGAGGTGCTGGAGGTGACGGCGCGGACCGACTCCGGCGTCATCATGGCCGTGCGACACCGCGAGTTGGCCGTCGAGGCGGTCCAGTTCCACCCCGAGTCGGTGCTGACCGAGGGTGGCTACCAGATGCTCGCCAACTGGCTCGCCGAGTGCGGCGACAAAGGGGCCCCGGCGCGCGCCGTCGGGATGTCCCCGTTGGTCGCGACCAAGCTCACCTGA
- the pknB gene encoding Stk1 family PASTA domain-containing Ser/Thr kinase, with protein sequence MTERGALLGGRYQLDEIIGRGGMAEVWRARDIRLERDVAVKRLRVDLASDPTFQARFRREAQSAAGLNHPNIVAVYDTGEERDSVSDVSVPYIVMELVEGVTLREVLRDGRKIVPERALEFTAGVLDALAYAHRAGIVHRDIKPANVMLTPNGTVKVMDFGIARAVADTSATMTQTAAVIGTAQYLSPEQARGEKVDNRSDIYSVGCLLYELLTSQPLFKGDSPVSVAYQHVREMPVPPSQLDPEITPAMDAIVLKSLEKDPRDRYSDAGEMRDDINRCIAGEPVLAMNPADQPTRVIPSDPMTTTARRGVAPTVAATTPPVGPPSPPEEIVAEDLEEEPKSRKGLIALLIIAGLVLVGIIVGIFLLLNGGGGPTASPTPTPTVSVTPTPTPTPTPTPTATPTPMVQVPDLKGMKLEDAVAELTRLKLGYGTKEAPGDAGTEDQVIDQNPSTGSVPEGTKVVLTVSTGPAQSTIPQVVGMTTEQAKTTLDALGFTKVKAVDEDPKDEPIEAVPGSVIRVNPDVGRSAEADTEITLTIATGNSIVPEFTGISFDAAEERARGKGFTLTKEEVEDGTVPAGQVLEQSVKAGQAAPRSEAITVKVAKAPPTTAPVSPSPSPEG encoded by the coding sequence ATGACAGAGCGAGGAGCCTTGCTCGGCGGCCGCTATCAGCTTGATGAGATCATCGGGCGAGGCGGCATGGCCGAGGTCTGGCGCGCCCGTGACATCCGTCTTGAGCGCGACGTCGCGGTCAAGCGCCTGCGCGTTGACCTGGCGAGCGACCCAACCTTCCAGGCCCGGTTCCGTCGGGAGGCACAGTCGGCGGCGGGTCTGAACCACCCCAACATCGTCGCCGTGTACGACACCGGTGAGGAGCGCGACTCCGTCTCGGACGTGTCTGTTCCCTACATCGTGATGGAACTGGTCGAGGGCGTCACGCTGCGGGAGGTGCTGCGCGACGGTCGCAAGATCGTCCCCGAGCGCGCGCTTGAGTTCACCGCGGGGGTGCTCGACGCGCTCGCCTACGCGCACCGCGCGGGCATCGTGCACCGCGACATCAAGCCAGCCAACGTGATGCTGACCCCCAACGGCACCGTCAAGGTGATGGACTTCGGCATCGCTCGGGCCGTCGCGGACACGTCGGCGACCATGACCCAGACGGCGGCCGTGATCGGCACCGCGCAGTACCTGTCGCCCGAGCAGGCGCGCGGCGAGAAGGTCGACAACCGCTCCGACATCTACTCGGTCGGCTGCCTGCTGTACGAACTGCTCACGTCGCAGCCGCTGTTCAAGGGCGACTCGCCCGTGTCGGTTGCCTACCAGCACGTCCGCGAAATGCCCGTGCCCCCGTCGCAACTCGACCCGGAGATCACGCCGGCGATGGACGCGATCGTGCTGAAGTCGCTGGAGAAGGACCCCCGGGACCGCTACTCCGACGCTGGCGAGATGCGAGACGACATCAACCGGTGCATCGCGGGCGAGCCCGTGCTTGCCATGAACCCGGCCGACCAGCCGACCCGCGTGATCCCAAGCGACCCGATGACCACCACCGCGCGACGCGGGGTCGCACCGACGGTCGCCGCGACGACGCCCCCGGTGGGCCCGCCGAGCCCGCCCGAGGAGATCGTCGCCGAGGACCTCGAGGAGGAGCCGAAGAGCCGCAAGGGCCTCATCGCCTTGCTGATCATCGCGGGGCTCGTGCTGGTCGGCATCATCGTCGGCATCTTCCTGCTGCTCAACGGCGGGGGCGGCCCGACGGCCTCACCCACCCCGACGCCGACCGTGTCGGTGACCCCGACCCCCACGCCGACTCCGACGCCAACCCCGACGGCCACACCGACGCCGATGGTGCAGGTCCCCGACCTGAAGGGCATGAAGCTGGAGGACGCGGTCGCGGAGCTGACCCGGCTGAAGCTCGGCTATGGCACGAAGGAGGCCCCCGGCGACGCGGGCACCGAGGATCAGGTCATCGACCAGAACCCGAGCACCGGCTCCGTCCCGGAGGGCACCAAGGTCGTGCTGACCGTCTCGACCGGGCCCGCGCAGTCGACCATCCCGCAAGTGGTCGGAATGACGACCGAGCAGGCGAAGACCACGCTCGATGCCCTCGGGTTCACCAAGGTCAAGGCCGTCGACGAGGACCCGAAGGACGAGCCGATCGAGGCGGTCCCCGGCTCCGTCATCCGCGTCAACCCCGACGTCGGCCGGAGCGCCGAGGCCGACACCGAGATCACCTTGACCATCGCGACGGGCAACTCGATCGTGCCGGAGTTCACCGGCATCAGCTTCGACGCCGCCGAGGAGCGCGCCCGGGGCAAGGGCTTCACGCTCACCAAGGAGGAGGTCGAGGACGGCACCGTCCCCGCCGGCCAGGTCCTCGAGCAGAGCGTCAAGGCCGGACAGGCGGCGCCTCGCAGCGAGGCCATCACCGTCAAGGTGGCAAAGGCCCCGCCGACGACCGCACCCGTGTCGCCCAGCCCGTCGCCTGAGGGCTAA